From a region of the Phycisphaerales bacterium AB-hyl4 genome:
- a CDS encoding rod shape-determining protein, with translation MFLDNILSWFSVDMGIDLGTCNTLVCVRGEGIVLNEPSVVAVKKGTNQVLDNGNAVGWVAKEMLGKTPGSITAIRPLKDGVISDFEITEAMLGYFIRKVNGKRPFVKPRVVIAVPSGITAVEKRAVLDSAERAGARRVYLVEEPMAAGIGANLPIVEATASMIVDIGGGTTEVAIMSLADIAQCESVRVAGDDLDESIINHMKKAYNLMIGEQTAEKIKKEIGSAVPMGEEQSMEVRGRDMISGLPRKTVVTSEEIREALQEPLSAIIETVTRTLERAEPELAADLVDNGIVLAGGGALLRGIADVISNATGLDCRVAEDPLTCVARGTAIYLEHIEEWKHTMESDMDDG, from the coding sequence TTGTTCCTCGACAACATATTAAGCTGGTTCAGCGTCGACATGGGTATCGACCTCGGCACGTGTAACACCTTGGTGTGCGTGCGAGGCGAAGGTATCGTGTTGAATGAGCCGAGCGTGGTGGCGGTGAAGAAGGGCACGAACCAGGTGCTCGACAACGGCAACGCGGTCGGCTGGGTGGCGAAGGAGATGCTCGGCAAGACGCCGGGGAGCATTACCGCCATCCGCCCGTTGAAAGACGGCGTGATCTCGGACTTCGAGATCACCGAGGCAATGCTGGGCTATTTCATTCGCAAGGTCAACGGCAAACGGCCGTTCGTGAAGCCGCGGGTGGTGATCGCTGTGCCTTCGGGCATCACGGCCGTCGAGAAGCGGGCGGTGCTCGACTCGGCAGAGCGGGCCGGGGCCCGGCGGGTGTATCTCGTCGAAGAGCCGATGGCGGCGGGCATCGGTGCGAACCTGCCCATCGTCGAAGCGACAGCGAGCATGATCGTGGACATCGGCGGCGGCACGACGGAAGTGGCGATCATGTCGCTGGCCGACATCGCGCAATGCGAGTCGGTGCGGGTGGCGGGTGACGACCTCGACGAGTCGATCATCAACCACATGAAAAAAGCGTACAACCTCATGATCGGCGAGCAGACCGCGGAAAAGATCAAGAAAGAGATCGGCTCGGCGGTGCCCATGGGCGAAGAGCAGTCGATGGAGGTTCGCGGTCGCGACATGATCTCCGGCCTGCCGCGCAAGACGGTGGTGACCAGCGAAGAGATTCGCGAAGCGTTGCAGGAGCCGCTGTCGGCGATCATCGAAACGGTAACGCGGACGCTGGAGCGGGCCGAGCCGGAACTGGCTGCCGACCTGGTGGACAACGGCATCGTGCTCGCGGGCGGCGGTGCGTTGCTGCGTGGCATTGCGGACGTGATTTCCAATGCGACCGGCCTGGACTGCCGAGTGGCGGAAGACCCGCTGACGTGTGTGGCCCGTGGCACGGCGATCTACCTCGAACATATCGAGGAATGGAAGCACACGATGGAAAGCGACATGGACGATGGGTGA